The genome window ACATCAAGCCACTGCGCATGATATTGAAACATTAATTCATCAAGTACAACAAGCCGTCGCCGAACAATTCGGCGTTCATTTACAAACCGAAGTGAGAATTATTGGTTGTGGCGATACGGTGGAATTAGAGCAGGCCGTGGATTGGTGAATTTTTTCTGAATCAGTCTTGCTGTATTAAAAAGCAATGACTCACATCACGTTGGTCTTCATCAGGGTGTTGTTGCGGTTAATTATTATACAAAACAAACCGTCGCACGTGGACAAACTGAGGATAGATTTCATAGGTCGATAACAAAAAATTATGAAAATCATTGACTGATTTGGTAGAATCACGCCCGACCTTTGTCGCTGGGAGATAAAAGCGGTAAAATGGGCGACGGCGTTTTTTTGATATTTTTTATGGCATGTCGTGGTGTCTCATACCTGATGTGGGATGTGGTTTAACTTCTCAATCGCGTGTTTTTGCGCAGGAAGCGAAACAAATGATAAAACTTATTTTTTACCTGTTCGCGCTAATTTTGGTGTTTTCGGCCAGCCGCGTGATCACGGTGCGTAACCCTGTTCATGCTGCATTATTTTTGGTGTTGGCTTTTTTCTCTTCTGCGGCGATTTGGTTGTTGTTGCACGCGGAGTTTTTGGCCATTGCCTTAGTCTTGGTGTATGTGGGTGCGGTGATGGTGTTGTTCTTATTCGTGGTGATGATGTTAGATATTAATTTAACGCCATTACGCGAAGGCTTTGCGCGTTATTTACCGATTGGCGCGTTGGTGGGCTTGTTGATTTTATTAGAAATGGTGTTGGTGGTCGGTGCGTGGAAATCGCAAGCCGAAACCCTCGCCACGCAAGTTCATGCGTTGCCAAATACAGAGCAGTTGGGAATGCTACTTTATTCGGTTTATTTATATCCGTTTGAAATTGCTGCGGCAATTTTGTTGGTGGCGATGATCGCGGCCATTGTGTTGACCATGCGTACCAAGCGTCAAACCAAAACCCAAAAACCTGAACAACAAGTCGCTGTCCGCCGCGCTGATCGGGTGCGTTTGGTGGAAATGCCTGCTCAACCAAGGGATTGATGTGTTATGTTAGTTTTGTCTGATTTTTTAATTTTGGGCGCGGTGCTGTTTTGTTTGAGTGTCGCGGGGATTTTCTTAAATCGTAAAAATGTCATTATTCTGCTGATGTGCATTGAGTTAATGTTATTGTCGGTGAATTTGAATTTCATCGCATTTTCTTATTTTAATGCAGATATGGCTGGACAAATTTTTGTCTTCTTTATTCTGACCGTAGCAGCGGCTGAATCGGCGATTGGTTTGGCAATTTTGGTGGTGTTATTCCGCAATAAAAATACGATTAATGTGGAAGATTTGGATGCCATGAAAGGCTAATAAAAACGGTGAGATTTTACAGCACTCGATTGGAATAAAGCGGGTGTTTTTGTGTTTTAAACGGAGAATGAGAAGAACCCATCATGCAAACGATTTATTTGACCATCGTATTAGCTCCGCTGATTGGGGCTATCGTGGCCGGGCTGTTTAAGGTCAGCCGAGAGGTTGCCCATACGGTCACTATTGCGGGCGTTGCGCTGTCGTGCGCGTTGTCGTTTTATGCGTTTAAACACCTGATATTCGATGGCGGAGAGGTGTTTAATCAAACTTTATATACGTGGATGGTTGTTGGTAGCATTCACTTTGAAATTGGTTTCCTCGTCGATCAGTTGACGGTGGTAATGATGGTTGTGGTCACGTTTGTGTCGCTCATGGTACACATTTATACCATTGGTTATATGCACGATGATCCGGGTTATCAACGCTTTTTTAGCTATATTTCGTTGTTTACTTTTTCGATGTTGATGTTGGTGATGTCGAATAATTTTTTACAACTCTTTTTTGGTTGGGAAGCGGTGGGCTTGGTGTCGTATTTGTTGATTGGTTTTTGGTATCAGCGAGATACGGCGATTTATGCCAATTTGAAAGCGTTTTTAGTCAATCGCGTCGGTGATTTTGGCTTTTTGTTGGGAATTGCGCTGGTGTTAATGTATTTCGGAAGTTTGAATTATGCCGAAGTTTTCGCCGCAGCTCCTCAACATGCCAACATCACAATGCAAGTGATTCCCGGTTGGGAATGGTCGTTGATGACGGCAACGTGTATTCTTCTTTTCATTGGCGCAATGGGCAAATCGGCACAAGTGCCTTTACATGTGTGGTTGCCTGATTCGATGGAAGGCCCAACGCCAATTTCTGCCTTGATTCACGCGGCAACCATGGTGACCGCGGGTATTTTTATGGTGGCGAGAATGTCGCCGTTATTCGAGTTATCCGAAACCGCTTTGAGTTTTGTTTTAGTGATCGGTGCGATTACGGCTTTATTTATGGGCTTGCTCGGTTTGGTACAGAATGATATTAAGCGGGTCGTTGCTTATTCTACGCTGTCGCAATTGGGTTATATGACGGTGGCTTTGGGCGCGTCGGCTTATACGGCAGGCATTTTTCATTTATTTACTCACGCCTTTTTTAAAGCCTTGTTGTTCTTGGGTGCGGGTTCAGTGATTATCGCCATGCACCATCAACAGGATATTCGTCACATGGGCGGCTTGCGTCGTTATATGCCGATTACCTATTGGACGAGTTTAATTGGTTCGCTGGCTTTGATCGGGTTTCCGGGCTTTGCGGGTTTTTATTCTAAAGATGCGATTATTCTCGCCGTACAACACGCGGATCGCGCCGGGGCAACGTTTGCTTATATCGCGGTTTTAGTGGGGGTGTTTATCACGGCTTTGTATAGTTTCCGTATGTTTTTCCTCGTGTTTCACGGTCAAGAACGCATGGATCATCATACCCGTGAACATTTACACGAAACGCCCGCGGTGGTCACTTTACCATTAATATTTTTGGC of Thioflexithrix psekupsensis contains these proteins:
- a CDS encoding NADH-quinone oxidoreductase subunit J, with protein sequence MIKLIFYLFALILVFSASRVITVRNPVHAALFLVLAFFSSAAIWLLLHAEFLAIALVLVYVGAVMVLFLFVVMMLDINLTPLREGFARYLPIGALVGLLILLEMVLVVGAWKSQAETLATQVHALPNTEQLGMLLYSVYLYPFEIAAAILLVAMIAAIVLTMRTKRQTKTQKPEQQVAVRRADRVRLVEMPAQPRD
- the nuoL gene encoding NADH-quinone oxidoreductase subunit L; the protein is MQTIYLTIVLAPLIGAIVAGLFKVSREVAHTVTIAGVALSCALSFYAFKHLIFDGGEVFNQTLYTWMVVGSIHFEIGFLVDQLTVVMMVVVTFVSLMVHIYTIGYMHDDPGYQRFFSYISLFTFSMLMLVMSNNFLQLFFGWEAVGLVSYLLIGFWYQRDTAIYANLKAFLVNRVGDFGFLLGIALVLMYFGSLNYAEVFAAAPQHANITMQVIPGWEWSLMTATCILLFIGAMGKSAQVPLHVWLPDSMEGPTPISALIHAATMVTAGIFMVARMSPLFELSETALSFVLVIGAITALFMGLLGLVQNDIKRVVAYSTLSQLGYMTVALGASAYTAGIFHLFTHAFFKALLFLGAGSVIIAMHHQQDIRHMGGLRRYMPITYWTSLIGSLALIGFPGFAGFYSKDAIILAVQHADRAGATFAYIAVLVGVFITALYSFRMFFLVFHGQERMDHHTREHLHETPAVVTLPLIFLAIPSVITGIFFVGPFLYEGFFAQAIYINPAHNPFPADHYHGVLGFTLHGLLTLPFYFAMAGLATAYYLYQVRTDIPAMIQEKLAGVHRVLLDKYGFDRFNDWFFAGGSRQLGQGLWQIGDVKIIDNGMVNGSASIVAWFATVMRHVQTGYLYHYAFAMILGLALLLGLFVFSGTA
- the nuoK gene encoding NADH-quinone oxidoreductase subunit NuoK — its product is MLVLSDFLILGAVLFCLSVAGIFLNRKNVIILLMCIELMLLSVNLNFIAFSYFNADMAGQIFVFFILTVAAAESAIGLAILVVLFRNKNTINVEDLDAMKG